The Hordeum vulgare subsp. vulgare chromosome 7H, MorexV3_pseudomolecules_assembly, whole genome shotgun sequence DNA window TCAGGGCGCGATGATGTACGACAACTTCGACTTCGCGGTCGCGGCGGCCGCCTTCGGCCAGTTCCAGGACGCGCCGCACCACCAGATGCTGGCGATGCCGCCGAACGGGAGCGGAGCAGGCGGGCTGGTCCCCATGGCGCCGCCGCCCATGCCCATGCCCGGGATGCAGCTGCAGATGCCGCCCATGCCCCACGGTATGCACGGCCACGGCGACGTGTGCCCGTCGATGGGGATGGTGAAGCGCGAGGGCGGCGCCGGGGACGCGGGGAGGATCGGTCTGAACCTCGGCCGGCGGACCTACTTCTCCCCCGGAGACATGATGGCCGTGGACCGGGTGCTGATGCGGTCCCGTCTCGGCGGCGTGTTCGGGCTGGGATTCGGCCGCGCCCACCAGCAGGCGCCCCGGTGCCAGGTGGAGGACTGCAAGGCGGACCTCTCCGGCGCCAAGCACTACCACCGGCGCCACAAGGTCTGCGAGTACCACGCCAAGGCCGCCCTCGTCTCCACCGCCGGCAAGCAGCAGCGCTTCTGCCAGCAATGCAGCAGGTCAGTCAACCCCACATCCCACTCCACAGTATCCCTTCCTCTCCAGAAACGAAACGAGAGTACTGCGGAGCGGACTTGGTCAGTATACTCCACCACGTATAGCCGAGCTAGGCTGCAAATTGTGCAGGCTAGGCCAGTGAAAACTGCTTGCCTTTTCAGTCTTCACTCGGTTTTTGGCTCATGTCGCTTGTCCGTTGCGGCGGCCATGGCAAGAAAGAGGGTCTGTGCCAAAGCAAGTCTCAGTCTGAGAGACGACCGGTCATGTCAAATACAGTAACAAAACACAACTCAAAACCCTAGTCCATGTAGCGCAAACATGAGTTTTCCGGTCCTGGGGATCGACGTAGACAGGATCACGAAAAGAAAAGGAGATTCAAAAGGCAGCGTTTCTTTGGGCTGGCTGCTGCAGACTCCAGACTGCTGCGTGCTGCAACGAGCGGCTGATCCTGTGGCAGGCTTTTGCCATGCCAATGCCACATCTCTGCTTTTCTCTCATTGACCAATGTCGTCTGGTGCTGCCAGTGGCGACTAGGCTTTTGCATCACTGGATTCACATGCATGCATGACTTGTTGAGCTAGCTACAGAACTTTATGTTTTTTATGTCTTGTGATGTACGTGAAATGCGAATTTTATGTTTAGCTTAGCGTAAGTTGATATTGTGCTTTGGATCGGCTTTAGGTTCCACGTGCTCATGGAGTTCGACGAGGCGAAGCGGAGCTGCCGGAGGCGGCTCGCAGAGCACAACCGTCGCCGGAGGAAGCCGGCGGCCGGCAGCACGGCGACGTCGTCGAAAGACTCGGCGCCGCCTTCCAAGAAACCCAACGCCGGCGCCATCTGCAGCTCCTACACCGGCGACAACAGCAGTAAGCCTACACGTTCGCCTTATCTAGCTGCATCCTACCTGGTGCGATTGCTCATCATTTACCGGTGCTAATTTGCACGCACGTACGATCTATGGATCAGCTTTGAGCGCGACGAAATCGACCATCTCCTCCAACACGAGCGCGATCAGCTGCCTCCAGCTGCAGGGCCAGGCCAGGGCGGCAGCTGCGGCGAGGCCGACGGCGCTCACCCTCGGTGCGCCGCCGGAGAAGGACGACCAGCAGCAGCAGTTCAGGAACGCCatgcagctccaccaccatcaggaGCACCAGCACTTCATCACCTCCCTCCTGCACGGCAACATCAATAACAGCAACATCCTGTCGTGTTCCTCGGTGAGCTCCAACACGATGCCATCGGCGGTGGCGGCCAAcggcgaggacgacaacaacaacatgcaTATGTTTGAGGTGGACTTCATGTAGACGTTGGATCTTGAGCAGTAAGCTTAACATAATTATCTTACCACATTAGATGGTAAGCCGAAGTGTTTTGTTTCCACTGCTTATATGGCGAGGTCCAGTGCTACGGTGTATTGGGGCTTTAGCAACAAAGTTGGTAGGTAATCTTGTCAGAGTCTTATAGTAATTATGATAGGTTGATAGAAGTACACGACTTGGAAATTGTATAAGCACAATCCTAGCACTGGTATTTGGAGTAGTAGTATAGCCCTGGTCTCCTAGATGGAGGCGAGTAGTGTAAGCTTAGGATGGGTGTGTCCAGCTTGGTTACAGGATCAAGCTTTTGTTACGTGGGATTTTGAGAGAAATAAAGAGAACAGGCAGAGGCACATGAC harbors:
- the LOC123409940 gene encoding squamosa promoter-binding-like protein 10, with product MMSGGRMNEPASDDFPFGAMQPPPYVGFEHAGGGGGQRHQGAMMYDNFDFAVAAAAFGQFQDAPHHQMLAMPPNGSGAGGLVPMAPPPMPMPGMQLQMPPMPHGMHGHGDVCPSMGMVKREGGAGDAGRIGLNLGRRTYFSPGDMMAVDRVLMRSRLGGVFGLGFGRAHQQAPRCQVEDCKADLSGAKHYHRRHKVCEYHAKAALVSTAGKQQRFCQQCSRFHVLMEFDEAKRSCRRRLAEHNRRRRKPAAGSTATSSKDSAPPSKKPNAGAICSSYTGDNSTLSATKSTISSNTSAISCLQLQGQARAAAAARPTALTLGAPPEKDDQQQQFRNAMQLHHHQEHQHFITSLLHGNINNSNILSCSSVSSNTMPSAVAANGEDDNNNMHMFEVDFM